One segment of Bradyrhizobium sp. WD16 DNA contains the following:
- a CDS encoding LysR family transcriptional regulator, with amino-acid sequence MNLASVDLNLLVAFEALMEERNVTRAGRRVGLAQPSMSSVLTRLRALFGDDLFVRSASGMQPTAKALSLARPIGDALGQIRGVLEPGSGFDPATARRRLSIAVTDYGDLIIVPPLVTALRREAPGIDLVVRPVIDTALSVAGLEHGDIDALIGGHLPASARITRRTLFEEHFVCIRDGKRARQRARLTRDDYTRLPHVLFSSAGGDGIPGAIDTMLARHGRKRRTAITLPHVVAVPFAVAGTDLVATMAERIASRFVAAAGVSVVSLPYDVEAFTIDLLHTRRAMADPALRWLIELVVRVCRSL; translated from the coding sequence ATGAATTTGGCTTCCGTCGATCTGAACCTCCTGGTCGCCTTCGAGGCGCTGATGGAGGAGCGCAACGTGACCCGCGCCGGCCGGCGCGTCGGCCTGGCACAACCGTCCATGAGCAGTGTTTTGACCCGCCTGCGGGCGCTGTTTGGCGACGATCTGTTTGTGCGCTCGGCCTCCGGTATGCAGCCCACCGCCAAGGCGCTGTCGCTGGCCCGGCCGATCGGCGACGCACTCGGGCAGATCAGGGGCGTGCTGGAGCCGGGTTCAGGCTTCGATCCCGCAACAGCCCGCCGCCGCCTATCCATTGCGGTGACCGACTACGGCGACCTCATCATCGTGCCGCCACTGGTCACGGCGCTGCGGCGGGAGGCCCCTGGTATCGATCTGGTGGTGCGTCCCGTCATTGACACGGCTTTGAGCGTTGCCGGCCTCGAACACGGCGACATCGACGCACTGATTGGCGGCCATCTTCCTGCCTCCGCACGCATCACCCGGCGCACCTTGTTCGAGGAACACTTCGTCTGCATTCGCGATGGCAAGCGCGCCCGGCAAAGGGCCCGACTCACAAGGGACGACTACACGCGCCTTCCACACGTGCTGTTCTCGTCGGCCGGCGGCGACGGAATTCCCGGCGCGATCGACACGATGCTGGCTCGGCACGGGCGTAAACGGCGCACTGCGATCACGCTCCCCCATGTCGTTGCGGTGCCGTTTGCCGTCGCGGGCACCGATCTCGTGGCGACCATGGCCGAGCGTATCGCAAGCCGCTTCGTCGCAGCCGCCGGCGTATCCGTCGTTTCACTTCCCTACGATGTGGAAGCGTTCACCATCGACCTCCTGCACACGCGCCGTGCCATGGCCGACCCGGCGCTGCGCTGGCTCATCGAGCTGGTCGTTCGTGTTTGCAGGTCGCTTTGA
- a CDS encoding GDP-mannose 4,6-dehydratase, which yields MLRKRALVTGATGQDGRYLLELLVRAGYDVHGQTRGVSPIAPAGVSWHRGVLTDPAFVEFLVADLKPDEIYNLAALSRPILSWGATRETAEINGFAPQAICDLLVRHRPGCRFFQATSSEMFGDSVGPWQDETTPFRPRSPYGITKLYAHHVIGAYRRQYGLHACSGILFNHESPHRPLSFVSQKIAHAAAAASCGLRDTEALDERGRPILSGGVLLLGDLTVRRDFGFAGDYAEAMHLILTHRDPDDYVIGTGETHSIEDFCKVAFAAVGLDWRDHVRVDSALIRKADNHFTRANTAKIRQATGWRPRLSFAELVACMVRAQVGLLRREASDARPRAATSSSRVTA from the coding sequence GTGTTGCGCAAACGCGCGCTGGTGACCGGAGCGACGGGCCAGGATGGTCGGTATCTGCTCGAGCTTCTGGTGCGGGCCGGCTACGACGTTCATGGCCAAACACGTGGCGTGTCGCCGATCGCGCCGGCCGGCGTGAGCTGGCATCGCGGGGTGCTGACCGATCCGGCATTCGTGGAATTTCTGGTGGCCGATTTGAAGCCCGACGAGATCTACAATCTCGCGGCGTTGTCACGGCCGATCCTGTCGTGGGGCGCGACGCGGGAGACCGCAGAGATCAACGGATTCGCGCCGCAGGCGATTTGCGATCTGCTGGTGCGCCACCGTCCAGGCTGCCGGTTTTTCCAGGCGACCTCATCGGAAATGTTCGGCGATTCCGTCGGGCCGTGGCAGGACGAGACGACCCCATTTCGGCCGCGGTCGCCGTACGGCATCACCAAGCTTTACGCTCATCACGTCATCGGCGCCTATCGACGGCAGTACGGGCTGCACGCCTGTTCGGGCATTCTCTTCAACCATGAGAGCCCTCATCGGCCGCTGTCCTTCGTTTCCCAGAAGATTGCCCATGCGGCGGCGGCCGCCTCCTGTGGTCTGCGCGATACCGAGGCGCTGGACGAGCGTGGCCGGCCCATTCTCTCGGGAGGCGTCCTGCTGCTCGGTGACCTGACGGTGCGCCGCGACTTCGGCTTCGCCGGCGATTATGCGGAGGCGATGCACCTCATCCTGACGCATCGCGATCCGGACGACTACGTGATCGGTACGGGTGAAACCCATTCGATCGAGGACTTCTGCAAGGTGGCGTTCGCCGCCGTCGGTCTCGATTGGCGGGATCACGTCAGGGTGGACAGCGCGTTGATCCGGAAGGCGGACAACCACTTCACCCGCGCCAACACCGCGAAGATCCGGCAGGCCACGGGCTGGCGACCTCGTCTGAGCTTCGCCGAACTCGTCGCGTGCATGGTCCGGGCCCAGGTCGGGCTGCTGCGCCGTGAGGCATCCGATGCAAGACCACGGGCCGCGACGAGTTCCTCTCGCGTGACGGCCTGA
- a CDS encoding TRAP transporter small permease codes for MNIALRILDRLEETLIAFLIAAATTIIFVAVLHRYLVGIPLFYPLLFPIDMSWAQELCIYMFVWMAKFGAAYGVRTGIHVGVDVLVNKLEPRWRKVTILFGLFCGALFTAVIGTMGAKFVYGLSQTDQVTPDMELPSWLVYLCIPLGSYLMCFRFLQVAYGFWRSGALPHHDHAYVEGVEVEDVEIAR; via the coding sequence TTGAATATTGCGCTGCGCATCCTCGACCGGCTCGAGGAAACCCTGATCGCATTCCTGATCGCGGCGGCGACGACGATCATCTTCGTCGCCGTGCTGCATCGCTATCTCGTCGGCATTCCGCTTTTTTATCCGCTGCTGTTCCCCATCGACATGTCCTGGGCCCAGGAACTGTGCATCTACATGTTCGTATGGATGGCGAAGTTCGGCGCGGCTTATGGCGTGCGCACCGGCATTCATGTCGGTGTCGATGTGCTGGTCAACAAGCTGGAACCGCGCTGGCGCAAGGTGACGATCCTGTTCGGCCTGTTCTGCGGCGCGCTGTTCACGGCCGTGATCGGCACCATGGGCGCCAAATTCGTCTACGGCCTGTCCCAGACCGACCAGGTCACGCCGGACATGGAGCTGCCGAGCTGGCTCGTCTACCTGTGCATTCCGCTCGGCTCCTATCTGATGTGCTTCCGCTTCCTGCAGGTGGCCTACGGTTTCTGGCGCAGCGGCGCGCTGCCGCATCATGACCACGCCTATGTCGAAGGTGTCGAAGTCGAAGACGTGGAGATCGCGCGATGA
- a CDS encoding Spy/CpxP family protein refolding chaperone, giving the protein MKKVILAGVAAVALLGSSAVYAQHHWDGEGGWRGEHGWRHHAKLSPEDRLALVDARIAAVKAGLKLTADQEKNWPAVETAVRDFAKERIAGANAAVPDENDPVARLRTRADRMAAAAAGLKRIADAADPLYKSLDEGQKRRLAVLTHMDGRHGFFGMGRGMGPGRGMGPMDREGGDSGPGRGGPGMMDRDGGGRL; this is encoded by the coding sequence ATGAAGAAGGTCATTCTCGCCGGTGTCGCCGCGGTGGCGCTCCTCGGCTCGAGTGCGGTTTATGCCCAGCACCATTGGGACGGCGAGGGCGGCTGGCGTGGCGAGCACGGCTGGCGCCACCATGCCAAGCTCAGCCCGGAAGATCGCCTGGCGCTGGTCGACGCCCGGATCGCCGCGGTCAAGGCCGGGCTCAAGCTGACGGCCGATCAGGAGAAGAACTGGCCGGCGGTGGAGACCGCGGTGCGCGATTTCGCCAAGGAGCGGATCGCGGGCGCCAATGCCGCGGTGCCCGACGAGAACGATCCGGTGGCGCGGCTGCGCACCCGGGCCGATCGCATGGCCGCGGCCGCCGCCGGCCTCAAGCGTATCGCCGACGCCGCCGACCCGCTCTACAAGTCCCTCGACGAGGGCCAGAAGCGGCGCCTCGCCGTTCTGACCCATATGGATGGCCGGCACGGCTTTTTCGGCATGGGTCGGGGCATGGGGCCGGGCCGGGGCATGGGTCCGATGGACCGCGAGGGCGGTGATTCCGGCCCCGGCCGCGGCGGCCCGGGCATGATGGACCGCGACGGCGGCGGCCGCCTGTAG
- a CDS encoding DNA-binding protein encodes MNLVARALGMSEVAKAAGVTGVGLYKTLGENGNPEFATVLRAIGAKGMRLTAKPPRAKPKPKKKSVA; translated from the coding sequence ATTAATCTCGTCGCCCGAGCGCTGGGCATGAGCGAGGTTGCCAAGGCCGCTGGCGTGACCGGCGTGGGGCTTTACAAGACACTCGGCGAGAATGGCAATCCGGAGTTCGCAACCGTCCTGCGGGCCATCGGGGCGAAGGGAATGCGGCTTACGGCAAAACCGCCCCGCGCCAAGCCCAAGCCGAAGAAGAAATCCGTGGCGTGA
- a CDS encoding ABC transporter permease, whose translation MGPALVLHRKIGIPQASLWSSTGPAGELSRNGRIWNAGHSAAGGCGRAAGYLAVAAIVTSLSEPVVGRAAARASASIVLGGGRASQAALAANDVRRGLALWRLWSKLGWNDILQRYRRSVLGPLWLTMSMTTTVVALGIVYAHIFKMPLQDFMPFLCVGMLVWGLLSSFLSEAGTLFVGAESFIKQVRLPYSVYVFRFIWSRVIIFAHNFLIYFGILVYFQLWPGAGVLYAIPALAVLILNGLCAATTLGILSARFRDIPQIIVSLVQILFLVTPIMWKPELLSGREALMTFNPVFHLLELIRAPLLGQLPTTTNVGAAAIITTINFAVACSLFVRFRSRLAYWV comes from the coding sequence GTGGGTCCGGCGCTCGTTTTACATCGGAAAATCGGGATTCCGCAGGCGAGCCTGTGGTCCTCAACGGGTCCTGCCGGAGAGCTGTCGCGCAATGGAAGAATTTGGAACGCGGGGCACTCGGCGGCAGGCGGATGCGGGCGAGCGGCGGGTTATCTTGCAGTGGCGGCGATCGTGACGAGTCTGAGCGAGCCGGTTGTGGGCAGGGCGGCGGCGCGCGCCAGCGCTTCCATTGTTCTGGGAGGTGGCCGAGCCAGTCAGGCGGCGCTTGCCGCGAACGACGTCAGGCGCGGGCTTGCGTTGTGGCGGCTCTGGAGCAAACTCGGATGGAATGACATCCTGCAGCGTTACCGCCGCTCCGTGCTCGGACCGCTCTGGCTGACGATGAGCATGACGACCACGGTGGTCGCCCTCGGGATCGTCTATGCGCACATCTTCAAGATGCCGCTACAAGACTTCATGCCGTTCCTGTGCGTCGGCATGCTGGTCTGGGGACTGCTGAGCTCGTTCCTGTCCGAGGCGGGCACGCTGTTCGTAGGCGCGGAATCCTTCATCAAGCAGGTGCGGTTGCCCTATTCGGTATACGTTTTCCGATTCATCTGGAGCCGCGTGATCATCTTCGCCCATAATTTTCTGATCTATTTTGGAATTCTGGTCTATTTCCAGCTGTGGCCCGGGGCCGGAGTGCTCTATGCCATCCCGGCTCTCGCCGTTCTGATCCTCAACGGGCTATGCGCCGCGACCACGCTGGGGATCCTGTCGGCGCGCTTTCGCGACATTCCCCAGATCATCGTAAGTCTGGTCCAGATCCTGTTTCTCGTCACGCCGATCATGTGGAAGCCGGAGTTGCTGTCCGGTCGCGAGGCGTTGATGACCTTCAATCCGGTATTTCATCTCCTCGAGCTCATTCGGGCGCCGCTGCTGGGCCAGCTGCCAACGACAACCAACGTCGGCGCGGCGGCAATCATCACGACGATCAATTTTGCCGTCGCGTGCAGTCTGTTCGTACGATTTCGGTCGAGACTGGCCTATTGGGTGTGA
- a CDS encoding glycosyltransferase, producing the protein MRAVHAYKIYRPDIRGGIPHVVAALGGIEGIERLVLVARRFGLRRRFRDGADEVDAVSSLGTLFSTPLAPAYPFALARQARRADLVVHHAPFPLVDIGILLGLRPSTALVVHWHAEIVGKPLLAQLVAPLVRHTLERADRIVVSDRIIAERSSMLAPHVAKCVAVPYGCDVDYWRNLDAAGHEAVQRIKLRSPNLIVAVGRLVGYKGFDVLVRAMQFVDGEAVIIGEGPLLGSLKALAHELGLASKLTFAGGLPRNEVRTYLHAASAFAFPSVTDAEAFGIAQIEAMAAGLPVVNTALATAVPRIARHGREALTVAPGDPSALAAALRTLLENGEFARQLGSAGYQRARAEFDHGIFVERVAAIYRQEVKRRNAAVTALRAELRSP; encoded by the coding sequence ATGCGCGCGGTCCATGCCTACAAGATCTATCGGCCGGATATTCGCGGCGGCATTCCACATGTCGTCGCCGCGCTGGGCGGCATCGAGGGCATCGAAAGACTGGTCCTGGTGGCGCGCAGGTTTGGTCTGCGGCGCCGGTTTCGGGACGGTGCCGACGAGGTCGACGCGGTCAGCTCCCTGGGTACGCTGTTCTCGACGCCCTTGGCGCCGGCCTATCCGTTCGCGTTGGCGCGTCAGGCGCGGAGGGCGGATCTTGTGGTTCACCACGCACCGTTTCCGCTGGTCGATATCGGCATCCTGCTCGGGCTGCGGCCTTCCACGGCGCTCGTCGTCCATTGGCATGCGGAGATCGTCGGCAAGCCGCTGCTGGCGCAACTGGTCGCTCCTCTCGTCCGCCACACCTTGGAGCGGGCCGATCGGATCGTCGTCTCTGATCGGATCATCGCCGAAAGATCGAGCATGCTCGCACCGCACGTCGCCAAGTGCGTTGCCGTTCCCTATGGTTGCGACGTGGACTATTGGCGCAACCTCGACGCGGCCGGGCACGAAGCCGTTCAGCGGATCAAGCTGCGCTCTCCAAACCTGATCGTCGCGGTGGGTCGCCTCGTCGGCTATAAGGGGTTCGACGTTCTCGTGCGGGCGATGCAGTTCGTGGACGGCGAAGCCGTGATCATCGGTGAAGGCCCGTTGCTGGGGTCTCTCAAGGCGCTCGCGCACGAGCTCGGACTGGCCAGCAAGCTGACGTTCGCCGGCGGCTTGCCGCGGAACGAGGTGCGAACATATCTTCACGCGGCCAGCGCCTTTGCATTTCCATCCGTCACCGACGCCGAGGCTTTCGGGATCGCCCAGATCGAGGCCATGGCGGCTGGTCTGCCTGTCGTCAATACAGCGCTGGCCACGGCTGTGCCGCGCATCGCCCGTCACGGGCGGGAGGCGTTGACCGTGGCGCCGGGAGATCCGTCAGCGTTGGCAGCGGCGCTTCGAACCCTCCTCGAAAATGGCGAGTTCGCGCGGCAGCTCGGATCGGCAGGATACCAGCGCGCGCGTGCGGAGTTCGACCACGGCATTTTCGTCGAGCGGGTTGCTGCCATCTATCGCCAGGAGGTCAAGCGACGGAATGCGGCCGTGACGGCACTTCGGGCGGAGCTGCGCAGTCCGTGA
- a CDS encoding TRAP transporter substrate-binding protein: MRLFMLAALTAAVAVVAAPAAAQQPIVIKFSHVVAANTPKGLAAEKFKDLAEKYTEGKVKVEVYPNSQLYKDKEELEALQLGAVQMLAPSNSKFGPIGVKEFEVFDLPYILPDLKALRKVTNGPLGARLLKLLDAKGMTGLAYWDNGFKQMSANKKLVAPEDYKGLKFRIQSSKVLDAQFRALGAIPQVMAFSEVYQALQTGVVDGQENTPSNIYTQKMHEVQKYITLTNHGYIGYVVVVNKKFWDGLPPDIRAQLDKAMKEATEFGNSQSAMENDDALEEIRKSGKAELIKLTPEQDAAMRKAIEPVYKDVASRVGKPLIDEFLKETRGATN; this comes from the coding sequence ATGCGCCTCTTCATGCTGGCCGCCTTGACGGCCGCTGTCGCCGTGGTTGCGGCGCCCGCCGCAGCTCAGCAGCCGATCGTCATCAAGTTCAGCCACGTGGTGGCGGCCAACACCCCGAAGGGTCTGGCGGCGGAGAAGTTCAAGGACCTCGCCGAGAAATATACCGAGGGCAAGGTCAAGGTGGAGGTGTATCCGAACTCGCAGCTCTACAAGGACAAGGAAGAACTCGAGGCGCTGCAGCTCGGCGCCGTGCAGATGCTGGCGCCGTCCAACTCCAAGTTCGGTCCGATCGGCGTCAAGGAGTTCGAGGTCTTCGATCTGCCCTACATCCTTCCGGACCTCAAGGCGCTGCGCAAGGTCACGAACGGGCCGCTCGGCGCCAGGCTGCTCAAGCTGCTCGATGCCAAGGGGATGACCGGTCTCGCCTACTGGGACAACGGCTTCAAGCAGATGAGCGCCAACAAGAAGCTGGTGGCGCCGGAGGATTACAAGGGACTGAAATTCCGCATCCAGTCGTCCAAGGTGCTGGACGCCCAGTTCCGCGCGCTCGGCGCCATTCCCCAGGTGATGGCTTTCTCCGAGGTCTATCAGGCGCTGCAGACCGGCGTGGTCGACGGCCAGGAGAACACGCCCTCCAACATCTACACCCAGAAGATGCACGAGGTGCAGAAATACATCACCCTCACCAACCACGGCTATATCGGCTATGTGGTGGTGGTGAACAAGAAGTTCTGGGACGGTCTGCCGCCGGATATCCGGGCCCAGCTCGACAAGGCCATGAAGGAGGCCACCGAGTTCGGCAACAGCCAGTCGGCCATGGAGAACGACGACGCGCTGGAGGAGATCCGCAAATCCGGCAAGGCCGAACTCATCAAGCTGACGCCCGAGCAGGATGCGGCGATGCGCAAGGCCATCGAGCCGGTCTACAAGGATGTTGCCTCGCGTGTCGGCAAGCCGCTGATCGACGAATTCCTCAAAGAGACCCGCGGCGCCACCAACTGA
- a CDS encoding DUF2891 domain-containing protein: MTTSRLTREHAAYFAGIALGHVGREYPNNVDHALAEPADARTPSELHPIFYGSYDWHSCVHSYWMLARLLLRFPDVAAASDIRGLFDAQFVPDKVAAECAYFARPTARGFKRPYGWAWLLKLATELALQPDDRWGRSLAPLAEVIAQRFRDLLPLSSYPVRVGTHFNTAFGLRMAADYANITGDDALAKLLRETGWRWYGGDRDCPAWGEPSGDDFQSSTLIEAECMRRLLPPNEFLPWFDRFLPQLSEEQPATLFRPAMVTDRTDGKIAHLDGLNLSRAWCWRSLGKALPAGDPRRVIAHEAAQEHLAAGLPHLAEHYMGEHWLASFAVLALDDEE, translated from the coding sequence ATGACCACGTCCCGTCTCACCCGCGAACACGCCGCGTATTTCGCCGGCATCGCGCTCGGCCATGTCGGGCGTGAATATCCCAACAACGTGGACCACGCGCTTGCCGAACCTGCGGATGCCCGCACGCCGAGTGAGTTGCACCCAATCTTCTACGGCAGCTACGACTGGCACTCCTGCGTGCATAGCTATTGGATGCTGGCGCGACTGTTGCTCCGCTTTCCGGATGTGGCGGCGGCGTCTGATATCCGTGGGCTGTTCGACGCGCAGTTCGTCCCCGACAAGGTCGCCGCCGAGTGCGCCTACTTTGCGCGCCCGACTGCCCGCGGCTTCAAGCGGCCCTATGGCTGGGCCTGGCTGCTGAAGCTCGCGACCGAGCTGGCGCTCCAACCCGACGATCGTTGGGGTCGCAGTCTCGCGCCGCTTGCCGAGGTCATCGCGCAGCGCTTTCGCGACTTGCTGCCGTTGTCGTCTTATCCCGTTCGCGTCGGAACACATTTCAACACGGCCTTCGGTCTGCGAATGGCGGCGGACTACGCTAACATCACAGGCGATGACGCGCTCGCCAAGCTGCTGCGTGAGACTGGATGGCGCTGGTATGGTGGAGATCGCGACTGCCCGGCCTGGGGCGAGCCGAGTGGCGACGATTTCCAGTCCTCGACGCTCATCGAGGCCGAATGCATGCGGCGCCTGTTGCCGCCAAACGAGTTCTTGCCCTGGTTCGATCGGTTTTTGCCGCAACTATCAGAAGAGCAGCCGGCAACGCTGTTCCGGCCCGCGATGGTGACCGATCGCACGGATGGCAAGATCGCTCATCTCGACGGACTCAATCTCAGCAGGGCCTGGTGCTGGCGTTCTCTCGGCAAGGCCTTGCCGGCAGGCGACCCAAGGCGCGTCATTGCCCACGAGGCGGCGCAGGAGCATCTGGCCGCCGGTCTTCCCCATCTCGCCGAGCATTACATGGGAGAGCACTGGCTGGCGAGCTTCGCCGTTCTCGCGCTCGATGATGAGGAATGA
- a CDS encoding TRAP transporter large permease, which produces MSSLLIFSLLIALMLTGMPISIALGLTVLSFVFLMTQVPVESVALKLFTGIDNFEIMAIPFFILAGNFLTHGGVARRMINFATSMVGHWYGGLGLAGVMACALFAAVSGSSPATVIAIGSIMLPAMVRQGFPKRFGAGVITTSGALGILIPPSIVMVVYAVATGGSIALDPAGHRVSSASVGQLFIAGVIPGIMLATLLGLTTFYRAWKNDYPRMPRASWKKRFEAFRNCVWGLLLIVIVLGGIYTGKFTPTEAAAVSAVYAFFIAVFVYRDMSLKDVPKVLLGSANMSAMILYIITNAVLFSFLMANENIPQQIASWMAGAGVNWVVFLLVVNILLLVAGNVMEATSIVLIMAPILFPVAVKLGIHPVHLGILMVVNMEVGMCHPPVGLNLYVASGIAKMGITELTIAVLPWLITMLAFLGLVTYVPEISLWLPRALGML; this is translated from the coding sequence ATGAGCAGCCTCCTGATCTTCAGCCTTCTGATCGCGCTGATGCTCACCGGCATGCCGATCTCGATCGCGCTCGGCCTGACGGTGCTGTCCTTCGTCTTCCTGATGACCCAGGTGCCGGTCGAGTCGGTGGCGCTGAAGCTGTTCACCGGCATCGACAATTTCGAGATCATGGCGATCCCGTTCTTCATCCTGGCCGGCAACTTCCTGACCCATGGCGGGGTGGCGCGGCGGATGATCAATTTCGCCACCTCGATGGTCGGGCACTGGTATGGCGGTCTCGGTCTCGCCGGCGTCATGGCCTGCGCGCTGTTCGCCGCGGTTTCCGGCTCCTCGCCGGCGACCGTCATCGCCATCGGCTCGATCATGCTGCCGGCCATGGTGCGCCAGGGCTTTCCCAAGCGCTTCGGCGCCGGCGTCATCACCACCTCCGGCGCGCTCGGCATCCTGATCCCGCCCTCCATCGTCATGGTGGTCTATGCGGTGGCGACCGGCGGCAGCATCGCGCTGGATCCGGCGGGACACCGGGTGTCGTCGGCCTCGGTCGGCCAGTTGTTCATCGCCGGCGTCATCCCCGGCATCATGCTGGCGACGCTGCTCGGCCTGACCACGTTCTACCGGGCCTGGAAGAACGACTATCCGCGGATGCCGAGGGCGAGCTGGAAGAAGCGCTTCGAGGCCTTCCGCAACTGCGTCTGGGGGCTGCTGCTCATTGTGATCGTGCTGGGCGGCATCTACACCGGCAAATTCACCCCGACGGAAGCGGCGGCGGTGAGCGCGGTCTACGCCTTCTTCATCGCGGTCTTCGTCTATCGCGACATGTCGCTCAAGGACGTGCCCAAGGTGCTGCTCGGCTCCGCCAATATGAGCGCGATGATCCTCTACATCATCACCAATGCGGTGCTGTTCTCGTTCCTGATGGCCAACGAGAACATCCCGCAGCAGATCGCCAGCTGGATGGCGGGCGCGGGAGTGAACTGGGTCGTCTTCCTGCTGGTCGTCAACATCCTGCTGCTGGTCGCCGGCAACGTCATGGAGGCGACCTCGATCGTGCTGATCATGGCGCCGATCCTGTTTCCGGTGGCGGTCAAGCTCGGCATCCATCCGGTGCATCTCGGCATCCTGATGGTCGTCAACATGGAGGTCGGCATGTGCCACCCGCCGGTCGGGCTCAACCTCTATGTCGCTTCCGGCATCGCCAAGATGGGCATCACCGAGCTCACCATCGCGGTGCTGCCGTGGCTGATCACGATGCTGGCGTTTCTCGGCCTCGTCACCTATGTACCGGAGATCTCGCTGTGGCTGCCGCGCGCGCTCGGCATGCTGTGA